The following are from one region of the Heterodontus francisci isolate sHetFra1 chromosome 34, sHetFra1.hap1, whole genome shotgun sequence genome:
- the LOC137348512 gene encoding leukotriene B4 receptor 1-like isoform X1 yields the protein MHEGLLLQDTFPTEQSALCNKSNSTKDNLLSSDASTIIGSVILSLTFLAGIPGNAFVVWTILFRMRRRTVTCILILNLAVADGVTLLTTPFWIHFLVKEQWVFGSALCKTFHYVCCLNMYASVFIIAFMSVDRFVAVARPFTASRLRRKAVALKVLVALWAFAALMALPAPYYRDVRWGKIWCKLICEPIHKTKGDTIFHYTAETVVGFLVPYAIIVVSYVFVSRKMQSLRFRKRSKTERLIVAIVVAFGLFWLPYHVVNLVQVGAKVAGQDGLRNLMKEQRPIVTALAFISSSVNPVLYAFSGIELIRSSGPNFMAKLFEVTTVEGSISQPKSRAGRNESACLDQLTGL from the coding sequence gacACTTTCCCTACAGAGCAGTCGGCGCTGTGCAACAAGTCCAATTCTACAAAGGATAACCTGCTGAGCTCCGATGCCTCAACCATCATTGGCAGCGTGATCCTCAGCTTGACCTTCCTGGCGGGCATCCCGGGCAACGCCTTCGTGGTCTGGACCATCCTGTTCCGCATGAGGCGGCGGACGGTCACCTGCATCCTCATCCTCAACCTGGCGGTGGCCGACGGGGTCACCCTGCTGACCACGCCCTTCTGGATCCACTTCCTGGTCAAAGAGCAATGGGTCTTCGGCTCGGCCCTGTGCAAGACCTTCCACTACGTCTGCTGCCTCAACATGTACGCCAGTGTCTTCATCATCGCCTTCATGAGCGTGGACCGCTTCGTGGCAGTGGCCCGCCCCTTCACCGCCTCCCGCCTGCGCCGCAAGGCCGTGGCCCTCAAGGTGCTGGTGGCGCTGTGGGCCTTTGCCGCCCTCATGGCCTTGCCCGCCCCCTACTACCGGGACGTGCGGTGGGGCAAGATCTGGTGCAAGCTCATCTGCGAGCCCATTCACAAGACCAAGGGCGACACCATCTTCCACTACACGGCGGAAACGGTGGTGGGCTTCCTTGTGCCCTACGCCATCATCGTCGTGAGCTATGTCTTTGTCAGCCGCAAGATGCAGAGCCTGCGGTTTCGGAAGAGGAGCAAGACCGAGCGGCTCATCGTGGCCATCGTGGTGGCCTTCGGCCTCTTCTGGCTGCCCTACCACGTGGTCAACCTGGTGCAGGTGGGGGCGAAGGTGGCCGGACAGGACGGCCTGCGCAACCTGATGAAGGAGCAGCGGCCCATTGTCACCGCCCTGGCCTTCATCAGCTCCAGCGTCAACCCCGTGCTCTACGCCTTCTCGGGCATCGAGCTGATCCGCAGCTCGGGCCCCAACTTCATGGCCAAGCTCTTTGAGGTCACTACCGTCGAGGGCAGCATCAGCCAGCCCAAGAGCCGCGCTGGGAGGAACGAGTCGGCCTGCCTGGATCAGCTGACTGGGCTCTAG
- the LOC137348512 gene encoding leukotriene B4 receptor 1-like isoform X2: protein MDTFPTEQSALCNKSNSTKDNLLSSDASTIIGSVILSLTFLAGIPGNAFVVWTILFRMRRRTVTCILILNLAVADGVTLLTTPFWIHFLVKEQWVFGSALCKTFHYVCCLNMYASVFIIAFMSVDRFVAVARPFTASRLRRKAVALKVLVALWAFAALMALPAPYYRDVRWGKIWCKLICEPIHKTKGDTIFHYTAETVVGFLVPYAIIVVSYVFVSRKMQSLRFRKRSKTERLIVAIVVAFGLFWLPYHVVNLVQVGAKVAGQDGLRNLMKEQRPIVTALAFISSSVNPVLYAFSGIELIRSSGPNFMAKLFEVTTVEGSISQPKSRAGRNESACLDQLTGL from the coding sequence gacACTTTCCCTACAGAGCAGTCGGCGCTGTGCAACAAGTCCAATTCTACAAAGGATAACCTGCTGAGCTCCGATGCCTCAACCATCATTGGCAGCGTGATCCTCAGCTTGACCTTCCTGGCGGGCATCCCGGGCAACGCCTTCGTGGTCTGGACCATCCTGTTCCGCATGAGGCGGCGGACGGTCACCTGCATCCTCATCCTCAACCTGGCGGTGGCCGACGGGGTCACCCTGCTGACCACGCCCTTCTGGATCCACTTCCTGGTCAAAGAGCAATGGGTCTTCGGCTCGGCCCTGTGCAAGACCTTCCACTACGTCTGCTGCCTCAACATGTACGCCAGTGTCTTCATCATCGCCTTCATGAGCGTGGACCGCTTCGTGGCAGTGGCCCGCCCCTTCACCGCCTCCCGCCTGCGCCGCAAGGCCGTGGCCCTCAAGGTGCTGGTGGCGCTGTGGGCCTTTGCCGCCCTCATGGCCTTGCCCGCCCCCTACTACCGGGACGTGCGGTGGGGCAAGATCTGGTGCAAGCTCATCTGCGAGCCCATTCACAAGACCAAGGGCGACACCATCTTCCACTACACGGCGGAAACGGTGGTGGGCTTCCTTGTGCCCTACGCCATCATCGTCGTGAGCTATGTCTTTGTCAGCCGCAAGATGCAGAGCCTGCGGTTTCGGAAGAGGAGCAAGACCGAGCGGCTCATCGTGGCCATCGTGGTGGCCTTCGGCCTCTTCTGGCTGCCCTACCACGTGGTCAACCTGGTGCAGGTGGGGGCGAAGGTGGCCGGACAGGACGGCCTGCGCAACCTGATGAAGGAGCAGCGGCCCATTGTCACCGCCCTGGCCTTCATCAGCTCCAGCGTCAACCCCGTGCTCTACGCCTTCTCGGGCATCGAGCTGATCCGCAGCTCGGGCCCCAACTTCATGGCCAAGCTCTTTGAGGTCACTACCGTCGAGGGCAGCATCAGCCAGCCCAAGAGCCGCGCTGGGAGGAACGAGTCGGCCTGCCTGGATCAGCTGACTGGGCTCTAG